In the Elizabethkingia bruuniana genome, TTCTGAGATTGTCTTAAAAAATTATGGGCCAGTCCAATAGAAACCAGCCCTGTAATAAGGTAGAACCACCAGGAAAGTTCTATGACTTCCAGCTGCATGCTAAAGCCCTTAACCGCTTTCTCCTGATAGTAAAAATCCATTTAATCTATGCTAAAATATCTTTATATTCATCGGAACTATGCAGAACTCTGTTTGCATAAGGACACAATGGTATTATTTTAATGTTATTCTCGCGTGCGTAATCTACTCCTGCATTCACCAACTGCTTTCCTATTCCCCTTCCTCCGAAAGCTTCATCTACTTCTGTATGATCAATAATAATTTTGTCTTCTCCGGCTACCGAATATGTCATTAACCCAACAACTCTGTCATATTCAATAGCTTCAAATACTCCTTTTGAACCTTCTCTTTTGTGTTTTATTTCCATTTTATAATCAATTTAAATGTTATTATTTAATTTTAATAAAAGCATCAGCTCTCTCATAAAGATCATTTTTTTCTTTTTCTTTTTTATCAGATATCAAAATACCTGAAAGATGATCTATTTCATGCTGAAAAATAACCGCAGTAAAACCTTCTACTATTTCGGTATGTTTTTTACCTTTCAAATCCGAATACTCCAATTGTATGACTTTGCTTCTATAAAACTGATCTCTAAAATCTGTGATAGAAAGATCCCCTTCTGGTCCAAGGTTTTGCAATTGTGATTTCCACAGAATTACAGGATTCAGAAAATATTCAAATGGCTTCCCTTCTTTATCAAAACGCTGAACCCAAATTATTCTTCGGTTAATTCCTACCTGAGGTGCGGCAATACCAACTCCACTGCCTGTTGAAAGCAGGGACAGTTTCATCCGTTCAACCAGAATAGCTGTATTGGGATCTTTTGGATCAATATCTGCGGACATACCAAGCAGTGTTTTACTCTGTTCAGGCTCACTTACATTATAAACAGGTAATGCAGAATGAATATCTCCCTGTTTTATAATAGATATTTCATTTGAAGTTAGTTTCTGAGCACTGAGCAAACCTACACATACAACTAACAGAAGCGTTATTTTTTTCATTTTTTGTGATACTAAATATTAATTTAAGCTCCTAATTATCCGGGAAGAAAGTTCTTCTTTGCCAGTTCTCTGCGGACACGGCTAAGGCTTTCCGGGGTTATTCCCAGATATGAAGCAATCATCCACTGAGGAACTCTCATCATAAGATTTGGATAGGTAGTAATAAAGTCCAGATATCGCTCTTCTGCAGTAGCCCCTAATAACTGTGATACTCTTTTCTGAAGCTGGCGGATATGACGGTGCAGCAAGAATTCAGATTTTTCAATCGCATCTTTATACTCCTTACTCAGATTAATAAAAAATTCCGGTTCAAGGATTACAACAACAGTATCTTCCACAGCCTCTATTGTAAAATCCGTAGGAAGGCCAAAATAGGAGCTGTTTCTATCCCCTAGCAGCCAATTTTCCGGAGCAAAGTATAATACATGCTCTTTTCCGTTTTTATCTGTAAAAAACTGACGGAGAAGTCCCTGCTCTACAAAATAAAGTTCTTTATTTATTTCACCTGCTCTTACAAGTACTCTTCCTTTTGGAATGGTTTTAAGTTTTATGAGATTCTCACAAACCGAAACCTGCTGATCCTGAATGCCAAAAAGCTGCTGAATATATTTTGAGAAATTTTCTGTTATCATTCTTCTAAGGTAGTAATTCCAGGTTTATATTTTCATGCGAAGCCTTGTAAATCGCAACTCCATTTTCCAACACAATAATCTGCGGGCTTTCATGTCTTATCATAAATTGTTCAGCAATCTGATTGGA is a window encoding:
- a CDS encoding peptide deformylase, which produces MKKITLLLVVCVGLLSAQKLTSNEISIIKQGDIHSALPVYNVSEPEQSKTLLGMSADIDPKDPNTAILVERMKLSLLSTGSGVGIAAPQVGINRRIIWVQRFDKEGKPFEYFLNPVILWKSQLQNLGPEGDLSITDFRDQFYRSKVIQLEYSDLKGKKHTEIVEGFTAVIFQHEIDHLSGILISDKKEKEKNDLYERADAFIKIK
- a CDS encoding GNAT family N-acetyltransferase, yielding MEIKHKREGSKGVFEAIEYDRVVGLMTYSVAGEDKIIIDHTEVDEAFGGRGIGKQLVNAGVDYARENNIKIIPLCPYANRVLHSSDEYKDILA
- a CDS encoding Crp/Fnr family transcriptional regulator; translated protein: MITENFSKYIQQLFGIQDQQVSVCENLIKLKTIPKGRVLVRAGEINKELYFVEQGLLRQFFTDKNGKEHVLYFAPENWLLGDRNSSYFGLPTDFTIEAVEDTVVVILEPEFFINLSKEYKDAIEKSEFLLHRHIRQLQKRVSQLLGATAEERYLDFITTYPNLMMRVPQWMIASYLGITPESLSRVRRELAKKNFLPG